A window of Rhizobium sp. CIAT894 contains these coding sequences:
- a CDS encoding type VI secretion system-associated FHA domain protein, which translates to MPLTLRVHSNRCSFPEYLVPGDAAGGLTTSRAGNSLVLPDDQQMVSKSHCSIECMARRYVLIDRGRDDTCQNDEAMPLPSEAPVARKTSDVIQIGAYMTDVVAVSPSISIAESAAEPEGQLAATSEELSLLGPLETASSLLAGNCTRGEEALLDLRDGEFLPLPFLGTRLDALAGMMRSPWDIYADSVPDRAPILTQPKVEQSSRQESSSGGHGFPCRLRLIIGRCPECRHRKRAGSCRENASVFRRAAQHTLRARAGEQLFRNKSSDEKTLSLVPDVGEALRAVLCNDSSGSLRGDPAVEQAFTDRGTHDVSFAAVQKALSSVRARLSLAGIEKAMGRPRSLLHRNHKARNRSAYVRVFNDVVSSIETDLLRSFGADFARPVRERSRPARRSHDESVRSEGKWAG; encoded by the coding sequence ATGCCCCTCACGCTACGTGTACACAGCAATAGATGTAGTTTTCCGGAATATCTCGTGCCGGGCGACGCGGCTGGTGGACTGACTACCAGCCGAGCAGGCAACAGCCTGGTTCTGCCGGATGATCAGCAGATGGTCTCGAAATCCCACTGCTCAATCGAGTGCATGGCACGGCGATACGTACTGATCGACCGAGGCCGCGACGACACATGTCAAAATGACGAGGCGATGCCGCTTCCGTCAGAGGCGCCGGTCGCCCGGAAAACCAGCGATGTTATTCAGATCGGCGCCTATATGACCGATGTCGTCGCGGTGTCGCCTTCGATATCCATTGCGGAGAGTGCCGCCGAACCGGAGGGACAACTTGCAGCGACAAGTGAGGAGTTGAGTCTTCTTGGCCCCCTCGAAACGGCCTCGTCGCTCCTGGCGGGCAATTGCACCCGGGGTGAAGAAGCGCTGCTGGACCTGAGGGACGGCGAGTTCCTACCATTGCCGTTCTTAGGCACTCGTTTAGACGCGCTGGCGGGCATGATGAGAAGTCCGTGGGATATCTACGCAGACAGTGTGCCAGATCGGGCCCCCATCTTGACGCAACCCAAGGTGGAGCAATCATCTCGCCAAGAATCATCGAGCGGCGGTCACGGCTTTCCTTGCCGCCTGCGGCTTATCATTGGCAGATGTCCGGAATGCCGGCATCGTAAGCGTGCTGGATCGTGCAGGGAAAATGCTTCTGTATTCCGCCGCGCTGCACAGCATACTCTCCGAGCGAGAGCTGGCGAACAATTATTCAGAAATAAGAGTTCCGACGAAAAAACCCTGAGTCTCGTTCCCGATGTCGGTGAGGCGTTGCGCGCAGTTCTGTGCAATGACTCCAGCGGGTCCCTCCGCGGAGACCCGGCCGTTGAGCAAGCCTTCACCGACCGTGGGACGCATGACGTGTCATTCGCGGCTGTGCAGAAGGCTCTGTCCAGCGTCCGTGCACGCTTGTCCCTAGCAGGGATCGAGAAGGCGATGGGGCGGCCCCGTTCCCTTTTGCACCGCAACCATAAGGCGCGAAACCGGAGTGCGTACGTGCGCGTCTTCAATGACGTCGTATCGAGCATCGAAACCGATTTGCTCCGGAGCTTCGGCGCCGACTTCGCGCGCCCAGTGCGAGAGCGTAGTCGACCCGCCCGCCGATCCCACGATGAGAGCGTCCGCTCCGAAGGGAAGTGGGCGGGTTGA
- the tssM gene encoding type VI secretion system membrane subunit TssM, with translation MQSIKKALRWQWLRVGGAAIVCALIFTLGPHISVGGFAPLDSLRSQIAASMLIPVGYTVIYLIQSQLYKVQAYFEDLVQSRVSGALDAGGAEQKKGDPRPSDRSVGQASTLAERELEAIRHRFRETLTTLKGRRYAGGISRRWLYQRPWYVMIGPPNSGKTTAIVNSGLSFPMAARSGLRAAGGLAGTENCDWWITDDAVFVDTAGRYTVQEGDADRDKAVWRGLLRMLRRSRPRQPLNGVLVTIAISELNSTSEEVLADRARCIRERLLEVYRELRLQLPIYVLFTKSDLLAGFVEFFDDLGREGREAVWGFTFAQEASEDEGDPMAFAAAYDALVGRLNERLLERMQHESNLQRRALMFGFPQQVASLKHLTQQFLKEAFGGNSFQEPLMLRGVYFLSGTQIGMPFDRVANARSQTFEIAQPPCTALRGPGRNYFISRLLREVVFAEAGLVDANHRFDRRQRRIRYGAYTMIAAVIVTASVLWTFSYIRNVQLIESVRLMAGSYARGAEKLKLDRVESGDLRPILPLLQRLRDANGDSAGGRLSSSGLDQSKKIKVQTLAAYRRAVNTILLPRLMFRLETLLVERHDDDQFVYQALKVYLMLGQQGPLQRAVVKNWMAADWRVMFPAEADAGLRSALADHLDALMEGPLPHSELNGELIERSRAKLQTVSMARRVLDIIATSPEASRAPTWRLADHAGPLAQGVLARKSGQPLSEGVPGIYTRAGFYGTFLRLLPQVADAVAAEGWVLDSQVVAPIAAGDVSQKLRRSAADLYAQEFALRWDQLIGDMSIRPSGGIDDALRTLNTLSAPTSPMRLFLFAAAQELKLKQPPAPEDGLTKGDSVPQGEVLPSELEALFRSQPAADTPEAHVQLYMGDHFRWLHQLVEVPSNSQAGAQAPIDSALRDLGELYRSLSQAQGLAGSNILEHNGQAGVAIQQIEAGAADLPEPIRQWILGLSRHSSDLTVSGMRRGLASGWAGGPGDLCRRATEGRYPFASGSRRDIPLSDFARLFGRKAEIDTFFAENLSPFVDKSKGSWQFRPTSGVDFPIGRNTLAQFQRAATIRDTMFDDAGQVSVGFLLTVAETDPLTDQVVVDIDGQRLEHRRGTAAAAMHFHWPTAGGVGGASVAFIGFQGATLSKSGHWALFRLLNEADKQPLGGGDLIQVRLVSGRHWAVFNLQPDSVMSPLSRNLLSEFRCPDFL, from the coding sequence ATGCAGTCAATCAAGAAAGCGCTTAGGTGGCAATGGCTCCGTGTCGGCGGGGCGGCGATCGTATGTGCCTTAATCTTCACGCTCGGACCGCATATCTCGGTCGGAGGATTTGCGCCGCTTGACAGCCTTCGCAGCCAGATCGCGGCATCGATGCTGATTCCGGTCGGATACACCGTGATCTACTTGATCCAGTCCCAGCTTTACAAGGTTCAGGCCTATTTTGAAGACCTCGTCCAATCACGAGTGTCGGGAGCGCTGGACGCGGGTGGGGCCGAGCAGAAGAAGGGAGACCCAAGGCCTTCCGACCGAAGTGTGGGGCAAGCCAGCACGCTTGCTGAAAGAGAGCTGGAGGCGATTCGTCATCGTTTCCGCGAGACCCTTACCACACTCAAGGGGCGCCGCTACGCAGGAGGTATCAGCAGGCGGTGGCTCTATCAGCGGCCCTGGTATGTGATGATCGGTCCGCCCAACTCGGGGAAGACCACAGCAATAGTCAATTCCGGGCTCAGCTTTCCGATGGCGGCGAGGTCCGGTCTGAGAGCCGCCGGTGGGTTAGCGGGTACGGAAAACTGCGACTGGTGGATCACCGATGACGCGGTGTTCGTCGACACTGCTGGGCGCTACACGGTACAGGAGGGTGATGCAGACCGGGACAAAGCGGTTTGGCGTGGCTTGCTTCGTATGCTCAGACGCTCCCGGCCACGGCAGCCGCTGAACGGTGTCTTAGTCACGATCGCAATCAGCGAGCTGAATTCTACATCCGAGGAAGTGCTCGCCGATCGCGCGCGCTGTATCCGTGAGCGGCTCCTCGAAGTGTACAGGGAGCTTCGCCTGCAACTGCCGATTTATGTGCTTTTCACTAAGAGCGATCTGCTGGCGGGATTTGTTGAATTCTTCGACGATCTGGGTCGCGAGGGGCGGGAGGCGGTGTGGGGGTTCACCTTTGCGCAAGAGGCGTCGGAGGACGAAGGCGATCCGATGGCGTTTGCCGCAGCATACGATGCGCTTGTTGGCCGCCTAAACGAAAGGCTGCTTGAACGAATGCAGCACGAAAGCAACCTCCAGCGTCGTGCGCTCATGTTCGGCTTCCCACAGCAGGTCGCTAGCCTCAAGCACCTGACGCAACAGTTCTTGAAGGAAGCCTTTGGCGGGAATTCGTTCCAGGAACCGCTTATGCTCCGCGGCGTCTACTTCTTAAGCGGCACGCAAATTGGCATGCCCTTCGATCGAGTTGCGAACGCCAGATCTCAGACCTTCGAGATCGCTCAGCCGCCCTGTACAGCGCTTCGTGGCCCGGGCCGTAATTATTTCATCAGCCGGCTGCTGCGCGAAGTCGTTTTCGCCGAAGCTGGGCTCGTCGATGCCAATCACCGCTTCGATCGGCGCCAGCGGCGGATCCGGTATGGCGCCTACACGATGATAGCGGCGGTCATTGTTACCGCCAGCGTCTTATGGACGTTCAGCTATATTCGGAATGTTCAGCTGATCGAGAGCGTTCGCCTAATGGCTGGCAGCTATGCCAGAGGGGCTGAAAAGCTGAAGCTCGACCGGGTTGAGAGTGGCGATCTTCGACCCATCCTGCCACTGCTTCAGCGGCTGCGTGATGCCAACGGCGACAGCGCGGGCGGCCGCCTATCAAGTTCGGGTCTCGACCAAAGTAAGAAAATCAAGGTTCAGACGCTCGCGGCGTACCGCCGCGCCGTGAACACCATCCTGCTGCCGCGGCTGATGTTCCGGTTGGAAACCTTATTGGTCGAGCGGCACGACGATGATCAGTTCGTCTACCAGGCGTTAAAGGTTTACCTGATGCTGGGTCAGCAGGGTCCGCTCCAGCGCGCGGTCGTCAAAAACTGGATGGCTGCCGACTGGCGAGTGATGTTTCCGGCCGAAGCCGATGCCGGCCTGCGCAGCGCGCTCGCTGATCACCTGGATGCACTCATGGAAGGGCCGCTGCCCCATAGTGAGCTTAATGGCGAACTGATCGAGAGGAGCCGCGCGAAGCTCCAGACCGTCTCGATGGCGCGCCGCGTCCTCGACATCATCGCGACCAGTCCCGAAGCCTCGCGGGCGCCAACCTGGCGTCTGGCCGACCATGCCGGGCCGCTGGCGCAGGGCGTCCTGGCTCGCAAATCGGGACAGCCGCTCAGCGAGGGGGTTCCTGGCATCTACACGAGGGCGGGGTTTTACGGAACCTTCCTGCGATTGCTGCCGCAAGTGGCTGACGCTGTCGCTGCAGAAGGCTGGGTTCTCGACTCACAGGTAGTCGCGCCGATTGCAGCCGGTGATGTGAGCCAGAAGCTGCGGCGTTCGGCGGCGGATCTCTACGCTCAGGAGTTCGCGTTGCGCTGGGACCAGCTCATTGGCGATATGTCCATCCGCCCGTCTGGGGGTATCGATGACGCGCTGCGCACCTTGAACACGCTGTCCGCGCCGACGTCACCAATGCGCCTGTTCCTTTTCGCGGCGGCGCAGGAGCTAAAGCTCAAGCAACCACCGGCTCCCGAGGACGGCTTGACGAAAGGTGACAGTGTCCCCCAGGGCGAGGTGTTGCCAAGCGAGCTCGAGGCACTGTTCCGGTCTCAACCGGCCGCGGACACGCCTGAAGCTCACGTCCAGCTCTATATGGGCGATCATTTCCGGTGGCTGCACCAGCTGGTCGAAGTGCCGTCGAACAGCCAAGCGGGCGCGCAGGCGCCGATCGACAGTGCTCTCCGGGATCTCGGCGAACTGTATCGCTCCCTCAGCCAGGCGCAGGGGCTGGCGGGTTCGAACATCTTGGAACACAACGGGCAGGCGGGCGTCGCCATCCAACAGATCGAGGCGGGGGCGGCCGATCTGCCCGAACCCATCCGGCAATGGATCCTCGGCCTCAGCCGCCACAGCTCGGACCTAACCGTCAGCGGCATGAGGCGCGGGTTGGCGAGCGGTTGGGCGGGCGGCCCCGGCGATTTGTGCCGACGGGCTACCGAAGGACGGTATCCCTTCGCGAGCGGATCCCGCCGGGATATCCCTTTGAGCGATTTCGCCCGGCTGTTCGGCCGCAAGGCGGAGATCGACACTTTCTTCGCCGAGAACCTTTCCCCATTCGTCGACAAATCCAAAGGTTCGTGGCAGTTTCGGCCAACGAGCGGTGTCGATTTCCCTATCGGCCGCAATACCTTGGCCCAGTTCCAACGGGCAGCCACGATCCGCGACACCATGTTCGATGATGCCGGCCAGGTGTCAGTTGGATTCCTGCTCACCGTCGCCGAGACCGATCCGTTGACAGACCAGGTGGTGGTAGACATCGACGGCCAGCGCCTCGAACATCGACGAGGAACGGCCGCCGCGGCCATGCATTTCCATTGGCCTACGGCCGGCGGCGTCGGCGGCGCTTCCGTCGCTTTCATCGGTTTTCAAGGCGCCACCCTCTCCAAGAGCGGCCATTGGGCGCTGTTTCGCCTCTTAAATGAGGCGGATAAGCAGCCATTGGGAGGAGGGGACCTTATTCAGGTACGACTGGTGTCCGGTCGCCATTGGGCGGTTTTTAACCTCCAGCCTGACAGCGTGATGAGCCCGTTGTCCCGCAATCTGCTGTCAGAATTCCGATGTCCAGATTTCTTATGA
- the icmH gene encoding type IVB secretion system protein IcmH/DotU: protein MMVIEETMPKSQPLVLLHAEEQLAVPSPSSPVADELTWEMLALDRLNPLVAAAAALLGLSAQLKSSASHIDVEALRLRVLREIDAFERRITPLGLPSRAIKVCKYALCATIDDIVLNTAWGSNSVWTTRSLVGSLFSDTWGGERFFDLLTQLKNEPAINIELLELLYYCMRLGFEGRYRVTAGGAAELSVLCEDVYRLIRAARGDFERELSPHWRRNSNNPKPRRTIVPIWAVVAFGAGLLLSIYTGLLHALNARADAVFNDIATLPPNGVVRSARIALPPKVVMSSDRLRNFLEPEIREGLVTVSEDPQQIVVIIRASGMFDSASPEVKKMFLPLLLRIGRSLNGESGSVLLTGHTDAIPVQSLAFPSNDSLSLARARAAAEIIKSMMDDPGRVREEGRGSGEPVASNHTPEGRARNRRIQIIITKTQ, encoded by the coding sequence ATGATGGTGATTGAGGAAACGATGCCAAAATCCCAGCCACTCGTCCTCCTTCACGCCGAGGAGCAGTTGGCTGTCCCTTCGCCGTCATCGCCAGTGGCGGACGAACTTACCTGGGAGATGCTTGCGCTCGACCGACTTAATCCACTGGTCGCGGCCGCGGCGGCGCTGCTGGGTCTCAGCGCTCAGCTCAAGAGCAGTGCTAGCCATATCGACGTTGAAGCACTGCGCCTTAGGGTGCTGCGGGAGATCGATGCTTTTGAGCGTCGGATCACGCCGCTCGGATTGCCCTCGCGAGCGATCAAGGTCTGCAAATACGCCCTCTGCGCGACCATCGATGACATCGTTCTGAACACAGCCTGGGGCAGCAACAGCGTCTGGACGACGCGCAGCTTGGTGGGATCGCTGTTCAGCGATACCTGGGGCGGCGAGCGCTTCTTCGATCTGCTGACGCAATTGAAAAATGAACCGGCCATCAATATAGAACTGCTGGAGCTGCTCTACTACTGCATGAGGTTGGGCTTCGAAGGCCGCTACCGCGTCACTGCGGGAGGAGCCGCAGAGCTCAGTGTGCTGTGCGAAGACGTCTACCGCCTGATCCGAGCAGCCCGTGGTGACTTCGAGCGCGAACTATCCCCGCACTGGCGGAGGAACTCAAATAATCCGAAGCCACGCCGCACAATCGTTCCAATCTGGGCCGTCGTAGCGTTTGGGGCAGGATTACTCCTCTCGATCTATACCGGACTCCTGCATGCATTAAATGCCCGCGCCGACGCTGTCTTCAACGATATCGCGACATTGCCGCCGAACGGCGTTGTCAGATCGGCGAGAATCGCATTGCCACCAAAGGTTGTTATGAGCAGCGACCGACTGCGTAACTTCCTCGAGCCCGAAATCCGCGAAGGGCTTGTCACTGTGTCCGAGGACCCACAGCAGATCGTCGTTATCATTCGCGCCTCCGGGATGTTCGATTCTGCTAGTCCGGAAGTGAAGAAAATGTTCCTGCCGCTTCTTTTACGAATTGGTCGTTCTCTGAACGGTGAGTCGGGATCGGTCCTCCTGACCGGGCACACCGACGCCATTCCGGTGCAATCACTCGCCTTCCCTTCAAACGATTCCCTTTCGCTCGCGCGTGCGCGCGCAGCTGCCGAGATTATCAAATCCATGATGGATGACCCAGGCCGCGTGCGAGAAGAGGGCAGAGGGAGCGGAGAACCGGTCGCTTCGAACCACACGCCCGAGGGCCGCGCGCGGAACCGTCGGATTCAAATCATCATCACAAAGACACAATGA
- a CDS encoding LysR substrate-binding domain-containing protein, producing MNVMKRYVEKEVTDQLAYRRKMLQDWRGERLTGHQINLASIDLNLLVALEALLEYRNVTHAGQHIGRSQPAMSRALGRLRGMFNDDLLVRSSTGLIPTPQGEHLAQRLPSALRTIREMVTSRSVISKEWGRGATLAIPDHQALAVLPRLLPWLRERAPHLDTLACLPFDRAVRGLEQGDIDLAVGHIDVQLPGYFRRSLYTDRFACLLRHDHPALAQEWTIDNFATLRHAAISTDSPDHFGPIYDHLPNLREDRSPILFSSVLTAAVVASGTDLVLLVPRRVATQVSAMLPLRVVDPPLEPAPYKVMLIWHERCHHDPQHKWLRKEVAAALETGAD from the coding sequence ATGAACGTCATGAAACGCTATGTAGAAAAAGAGGTGACGGATCAACTCGCTTATAGGCGAAAGATGTTGCAAGATTGGAGAGGAGAGCGCCTCACTGGACACCAGATAAACTTGGCATCAATAGACCTCAACCTCCTGGTCGCGCTCGAGGCTCTGCTCGAATACCGGAACGTGACGCACGCGGGCCAGCACATCGGGCGGAGTCAACCGGCGATGAGCCGGGCACTGGGAAGGCTGCGCGGCATGTTCAATGATGACCTGCTGGTGCGGTCTTCAACGGGTTTGATCCCAACGCCGCAAGGCGAACACTTGGCTCAAAGGCTGCCGTCGGCACTGCGTACGATCCGAGAGATGGTGACAAGCCGCAGCGTAATCTCAAAAGAATGGGGGAGGGGGGCAACGCTGGCGATCCCCGATCATCAAGCTTTGGCTGTACTACCGCGCCTCCTGCCGTGGTTACGCGAGCGTGCCCCTCATCTCGACACACTCGCCTGTTTGCCGTTTGATCGTGCCGTGCGGGGGCTTGAGCAAGGTGATATTGATTTGGCCGTTGGGCATATTGACGTGCAACTGCCTGGCTATTTTCGGCGCAGTCTCTATACAGACCGCTTCGCGTGTTTGTTGCGCCACGACCATCCCGCGCTGGCGCAGGAATGGACGATCGACAACTTCGCGACCTTGCGTCACGCTGCCATCAGTACGGACTCCCCCGACCATTTCGGCCCGATCTACGACCACTTGCCCAACCTGCGAGAGGATCGTAGTCCCATACTTTTTTCCAGCGTTCTCACGGCAGCGGTGGTGGCTTCGGGGACGGATTTGGTATTGCTCGTCCCGCGCCGCGTTGCGACCCAAGTTTCCGCGATGCTGCCGCTTAGGGTTGTTGATCCACCCCTCGAGCCGGCACCGTACAAGGTCATGCTCATCTGGCACGAGCGGTGCCATCACGACCCGCAGCATAAATGGCTGCGCAAGGAGGTCGCCGCAGCGTTGGAGACGGGAGCAGACTGA
- the tssK gene encoding type VI secretion system baseplate subunit TssK, producing the protein MSWNNRVVWSEGLFLRPQHFQQADRHVEQLVRSRTAVLHGYGWGISELRLNRELLGLGKIAIEAARGVLEDGMPFSIPDEANQPTPYDVPPDFRDSLIHLAVPFYQPGALETDAQAGIDVPIRFAVSTEDVVDTNAGERGSASIDVARLDFRLLPDAADRSGYTCIPIARIIEVRADRQIILDETHVPPTPDCASSRVLSNYITEITGLLHHRGEALATRVSQSGTNRVAELADFLLLQAINRYEPYFCHLSKAAVVNPESLYVLMLQLAGELATFARVDKRAPTLGVYKHDSLAEAFLPVMQSIRASLGAVIEQTAVPVPLQRQKYGVHVAEVADRSLFTTSSFVLAARADIEVERLRREFPSQIKIGPAEKITELVNVALPGIIINPLPVAPRQIPFHVGFSYFEIDQNSRFWKDMPQSAGLALHVAGDFPNLEMALWAIRAGQNPHLS; encoded by the coding sequence ATGTCGTGGAATAATAGGGTCGTCTGGTCGGAGGGCTTGTTCCTCCGCCCGCAGCATTTTCAGCAGGCCGATCGTCACGTCGAACAGCTGGTGCGCAGCAGGACGGCGGTTTTGCATGGGTACGGGTGGGGTATCAGCGAGCTGCGGCTCAATCGAGAGCTGCTTGGTCTCGGTAAGATCGCCATCGAAGCGGCTCGCGGCGTCTTGGAGGACGGGATGCCCTTCAGTATTCCTGACGAAGCCAACCAGCCAACTCCCTACGACGTTCCGCCGGATTTTCGAGATTCGCTTATTCACTTGGCGGTACCGTTTTATCAACCCGGCGCTCTTGAAACCGACGCGCAAGCGGGAATTGACGTACCTATCCGCTTCGCAGTCTCCACTGAGGATGTTGTCGACACCAACGCTGGCGAGCGAGGCAGCGCCTCCATCGACGTAGCGAGGCTGGATTTTCGACTGCTGCCGGACGCGGCAGACCGGTCTGGCTACACTTGCATCCCAATCGCCCGTATCATAGAGGTCCGGGCCGACCGACAGATCATTCTGGACGAAACGCACGTGCCGCCAACCCCCGACTGCGCCAGCTCCCGGGTCCTCTCGAACTACATCACTGAGATCACCGGCCTGCTTCACCATCGTGGTGAAGCTCTGGCCACTCGGGTCTCCCAGTCGGGAACGAACCGGGTTGCAGAGCTCGCGGACTTCCTTCTGCTGCAGGCGATCAATCGGTACGAGCCGTACTTCTGCCACCTATCCAAGGCCGCCGTTGTAAATCCGGAATCGCTGTATGTTCTCATGCTCCAGTTGGCGGGTGAACTAGCCACGTTCGCCCGCGTCGATAAACGTGCCCCGACCCTTGGTGTTTACAAGCACGACTCTCTCGCGGAGGCGTTTTTGCCAGTGATGCAGTCGATCCGGGCTTCGCTGGGTGCAGTGATTGAGCAGACTGCGGTCCCCGTACCGCTGCAGCGGCAAAAATACGGTGTCCATGTGGCCGAGGTGGCCGACCGCTCTCTCTTTACGACCTCGAGCTTCGTGCTGGCTGCTCGGGCTGATATTGAGGTCGAGCGCCTCCGGCGCGAGTTCCCGTCTCAGATTAAGATCGGCCCGGCGGAGAAAATCACGGAACTCGTCAATGTCGCACTGCCCGGCATTATCATCAATCCCCTACCGGTCGCGCCGCGTCAGATCCCGTTCCATGTTGGATTCAGCTATTTCGAGATCGATCAAAATAGCCGCTTCTGGAAGGATATGCCCCAATCCGCCGGCTTGGCGCTGCACGTTGCTGGCGACTTCCCAAATCTCGAAATGGCTCTCTGGGCCATCCGAGCCGGACAGAACCCACATTTGAGTTAG